Proteins from one Scylla paramamosain isolate STU-SP2022 chromosome 3, ASM3559412v1, whole genome shotgun sequence genomic window:
- the LOC135116530 gene encoding uncharacterized protein DDB_G0271670-like translates to SSSSSSSSSSSSSSSSSSSSSSSSSSSSSSSSSSSSSSSSSSSSSSSSSSSSSSSSSSSSSSSSSSSSSSSSSSSSSSSSSSSSSSSSSSSSSSSSSSSSSSSSSSSSSSSSSSSSSSSSSSSSSSSSSSSSSSSSSSSSSSSSSSSSSSSSSSSSSSSSSSSSSSSSSSSSSSSSSSSSSSSSSSSSSSSSSSSSSSSSSSSSSSSSSSSSSSSSSSSSSSSSSSSSSSSSAAAAAAASASASASSASSASASASSPSSSAAAAPSSSSSFSYRYIFSFPRAKINVVCVCVSPFGSCKLGDLMRSVPPLAPSLPGRRAVITAECGTGAVTRMETQ, encoded by the exons tcttcttcttcttcttcttcttcttcttcttcttcttcttcttcttcttcttcttcttcttcttcttcttcttcttcttcttcttcttcttcttcttcttcttcttcttcttcttcttcttcttcttcttcttcttcttcttcttcttcttcttcttcttcttcttcttcttcttcttcttcttcttcttcttcttcttcttcttcttcttcttcttcttcttcttcttcttcttcttcttcttcttcttcttcttcttcttcttcttcttcttcttcttcttcttcttcttcttcttcttcttcttcttcttcttcttcttcttcttcttcttcttcttcttcttcttcttcttcttcttcttcttcttcttcttcttcttcttcttcttcttcttcttcttcttcttcttcttcttcttcttcttcttcttcttcttcttcttcttcttcttcttcttcttcttcttcttcttcttcttcttcttcttcttcttcttcttcttcttcttcttcttcttcttcttcttcttcttcttcttcttcttcttcttcttcttcttcttcttcttcttcttcttcttcttcttcttcttcttcttcttcttcttcttcttcttcttcttcttcttcttcttctt cttcttcttcttcttcttcttcttcttcttcttcttcttcttcttcttcttcttctgctgctgctgctgctgctgcttctgcttctgcttctgcttcttctgcttcttctgcttctgcttctgcttcttctccttcttcttctgctgctgctgctccttcttcttcttcttctttttcttacaggtacatattttcttttccccggGCAAAAatcaatgttgtgtgtgtgtgt GTCAGTCCATTTGGAAGTTGCAAGCTCGGCGATCTGATGCGGTCGGTTCCGCCATTAGCACCATCACTGCCGGGCCGGCGGGCAGTGATCACCGCGGAGTGTGGCACAGGCGCCGTAACCCGCATGGAAACCCAGTAA